The DNA segment GAAACGGAAGCAGCGCGACCGCGGTGCCGAGCCGGATGCGGCGGGTGCGCTGGGCGGCGGCCACCGCCACCATCAGCGGCGACGGCATGATCGAAAAGCCTTTGAAGAAGTGCAGCTCGGCGAGCCAGGCAACGTCGAAGCCGAGCTCGTCGGCCAGCGCTATCTGTTCGAGGGTCTCGCGGTAGCGCGTCGGCTCCGACTGGTCGGGAGCACACGGCAGTTGGTAGAAAAGGCCGAACTTCACGATTCGTCGCCCTCCGCGCCGGCGCGGAACCCGGGCGCGCCGCGCGGCTCAGAGCTTCATTGCACACCCGCCCGCGCCCGGCAACCCGCGCGCCGCGCGCGGGCGCCGGCGGCCGCGCGCGATGCGCGAGGGCGCGCGGGATGCTATCCTCGGCTCGGATGGCCAGCGTGGATTTGAGCCTGGTCGAGCGGCTTGCGCGGCTCGAAGAAGACGCTCTCTGCGTGCTGGTGGCGCGGCTGGAGTACTATCCCGCCGACGCGCCGACCCATGCGCCCAGCTCGCCCGAGCTGATGATCCTTGACGTCGCGATCAACCTGCGCGCGATCATGCTGCGCGGCACGCCGGTGAGCGCCGAGCGCGAATGGCTGGAGCTGGCGGGGCGCCCGGAACTGGTCGAGCTGGCGCAGCTGGTCAACGACATCGCGGCCACAAGCCTCGCCGTTGGCGTACGTGAACGCCGCTGAGTTTTCCTGACGGAGCAGGGGCCCGGGGGCAAGTCGTTCGCGCCGCCGCGCCCGCTTCGCGCTGCGGCTTTGAGAATTGTGCGCGCTGCGCTAAGGAATGAGCGCAGCCAAGCGAGTCGGAGGCTCCGATGAAATACGAGGAATATCAGCATCTGCTCTTCGAGCGGCACGAGGACGGCATCCTGCTCATCACGATCAACCGCCCCGAGGTGCTCAACGCCACCAACAACCGCCTGCACTGGGAGCTCAGCCGGGTCTGGAAGGACGTCGACGAGGACCCGGAGACCCGCGTCGTGATCGTCACCGGCAAGGGACGCGCGTTTTCGGCCGGCGGCGACCTTGAAATGATCGAGAAGATGAAGGGCAGCGCCGCCAACATCGGACAGGCGTGGCGCGAGGCCGGCGATATCGTTTACAACATGCTCAACCTCGACAAGCCGATCATCTCGGCGATCAACGGCGTCGCGGTCGGCGCGGGCCTCGCGGTCGCCTTCATGGCCGATATCCCGATTGCCTCGGAGAACATGCGCATCACCGACGGCCACATCCGCCTCGGCGTCGCCGCCGGCGACCATGCGGTGATCATCTGGCCGCTGCTGTGCGGGATGGCCAAGGCCAAGTACTACCTGCTCACCGCCGACTTCATCGACGGCAAAGAAGCCGAGCGCATCGGGCTGGTTGCGGCGTGTGTGCCCGCCGAGCAACTGATGGACAAGGCGTTCGAGGTCGCGCGCAAGCTCGCGCGCGGCCCGCAGCAGGCGGTGCGTTTCACCAAGCGCGCGCTTAACAACTGGCTGCGCATGTTCGGCCCCGCCTTCGACGCTTCGCTCGCGCTCGAGATGCTGGGCTTCTTTGGCGACGACCTGGCCGAGGGTGTGGCAGCGCTCAAGGAGCGGCGCGCGCCGTCGTTTCCGAGCGCGCGCGCTGGCCGATGAAGGCGTGCGTGTACCGCGCGCCCGGCGCGCCGCTCGAAGTTGTCGAAGTTCCGGATCCGGTCGCCGGCGCGGGCGAGGTGGTCGTGCGGGTCAAGGCCTGCGGCGTCTGCGGCTCCGACCTGCATGCGGCCGGGCGCAACTTCCGGCTCCCGCCCGGAACCATCATGGGCCACGAATTCTCCGCCGTGGTCGAGACCGTCGGCGCAGGCGTCGAGGGCCTGACGCCCGGCGACCCGGTGGTCGTGATGTCGTATCTCGGATGCGGCGACTGCGAGCCGTGCCGCACCGGCGACGCCCATCGATGCCGCTCGGTCAAGCTGGTCGGCTTCGGCGAGGTTCCGGGCGCGTACGCCGAGCTGATGAAGACGCGGCCGGGGAGCGTATTCAAGATGCCGCCCGGGATGGACTTCCGCGCGGCGGCGACGGTCGAGCCGCTGGTGGTCGGCCTGCACGGCATCCATCGCGCGGGCCTGCGCGCGGGGGAGAGCTGCGTGGTGATGGGCGCGGGGCCGATCGGGATCGTCACGATGCTGTGGGCCCGCTTCGCCGGCGCGCGCGCGGTCGTGGTCTCCGAGGTCGCCGAGCATCGCCGCCGGCTCGCGCTCCAGATGGGCGCCGACGCCGCGGTCGATCCGCGGATGCAGAATCCGGCGGGCGCGGTCGAGAAGCTGACCGGCTCGGGGCCCGACGTGGTCTTCGAATGTATCGGCGCGGCGGGCACGATGGCGGAGGCGATCGCCTACGGCCAGCGTGGCGGCCGCGTCGTGATCATCGGCGTGTGCACCGAGGAGGACGGCTTTCAGCCGATGGCGGCGCTGAGCAAGGAGCTGGATTTACGCTTCAGCCTTGGCGTGGAGCGCGCCGAGATCGAGACCGCGATCGCGACGCTGGCGGCGGGCCGGATTTCGACCGCGCCGATGATCACGCACACGCTGGGAATCGACGAACTGCCGCGCGCGTTTGCTGCGCTCAGCCGCCCGACCAATCAGACCAAGGTGATGGTTGAATTCTAGGCGAAAGCAGCGTCTGCGCGCGGCCGATCCGGTTAGACGCCGAGCTGGTCAAGCAGCGCTTTGGCTCGCACAGGCCCGCCGCGTCCGGGGCGTCGGCCAACCAGCCAAAAATTCCAGTAAGCGCCGCACGCGCTTCATCGCGCCCTCCGGTCAGCCGCGCCAGACTCATCACCGCCCGCAATTCCGCCGACCCCGCTTTTTGCTCGCGGGCGAGCGCGAGCGCCCTTTCGAAACCGCTGCGCGCCCGCGACCAGACCAAGGCGGTCGGGCTTTATGTCCGTTTCAAATGCGGTGGCGGCGCTTCAATGCGCGCCGGCCGCCCGCGCGAGCGGCGCTGCCTCGGGCTCGGAAGGCGGCTCCAGGTCGCGTGCGACGAAGCGCGGCCGCATGATCGAGAAGATCGACGGCACCAGCGCGATCGCCGCCAGCCAGTGCGTAAGCATCAGGAGCGCGAGCAGCAGCGCCATCTCGGCCGAAAAGCGCAGGCTCGACATCCAGTACCACGGGATAACGCCGCCGACCAGGGTGGTGGCGGTGAACGTGACCGCCATCCCCGAGGTGCTGATTGCGCGCCTGATCGCGGCGTCGTAGTCGCCGAGCCGCCCGTATTCGCGCTTTATCCGATCGACGATATACAGTATGTAATCGACGCCGATACCCATTCCGACCGCGGTCACGGGCAGAGTATTGATATTGATTCCGACGCCTTTGAGCCCGATGTATAAGAAGCTCACCACGCCGGCCGCCACCAGCGTCAGCAGCACCATCCCGCCCGCCGCGAACGAGCTGTAGCTCGCCGAAACCAGCAGGAAGATCACCGCCATAATGAGCAGCGTGCTGGCGCGATCCGAGTAGGCAATCTCCTCGTTGAGCGCTGCGGTCAGTCCGACGCTGCCGCCCGCCAGCACGAACCTGACGTGGGGAAAGGGATGGGCCGCGATAAAGCGCCGCGCGCGCTCGAGCGCCTCCATCACGGTCGAGCCGCGGAGGTCCTTGTAGTAGATGACGAACTGGCCGTCGCGCGCCCTGTAGTCCATGTATTGAAGTATTGTGGTGCGCGAGGGCGTCGAGGTCTGGTACATGAAGACCATCTGGCCGACGCCATCGAGCGTGCGCGGAATCAGCTCCCAGAGCGGGTCGTTGTAATGAAAGAGCGTGTTGAGGCTGCGCACCAGGCTCGCGGTCGAGCGGCTGCCGGTCGCCTCGTGCTGCTCGAGCAGGTAGTGGCTGAAGTTATCGAGCAAGGCGAGCAGCGCGGGGTCCTTCATCGCGTTTTCATGGTCGCCTTGCAGGTAAATCACCAGTTGGTTGTAGCCGCCGAAGGTTCGGTTGATTTGGCGGGAGGCGAGGTTGAACTCGGAGTTCGGCCATAGGAGCGGCGAGCCCGCCTCCGTGTAGCCGATCGGCAGCTTGAGCGCCTGCTGGACGCCCAGTGCGACAATCGCCGCGCTGACGCCGAACACGGTCCATCGCCCGCGCCGGCTGGTGCAGCTCTGGCCGACCCGCCGCAGCGACTCCGCCATCCAGTGCGGCACGTAATGGCGCGTGACAGCGGGCGTGGGCAGCAGGTCAAGCAGCACCGGCAGCAGAATAAGGATCGTGAAGATGTTGGAGAAGCCCCAGAAGCTCGCGAAGAAGGCGACCTTGCGCACCAGCGGGATCGTCGCCACCGCGAGCGCCAGAATGCCCGCGGCATCGGCCAGGATTCCGATTGCGCCGGGCAGAAACAGTTCGCGCATCGAGTTGCGCACCGCCTGATGGCGGTCGCCGGTGCGCTCGAGCTCCTCGAAGTAGCGCTCCATCAGCTGCACGCCGTGGCTGGCGGCGCGCGCGGTCACCAAGAGCGGAATCACCAGCACCAGGACGTCGAGGTTGTAGCCGAGCAGGCCCAGGAACCCCAGCCCCCAGATAACCTGCGCCGCCGCGCCGACCATCGGCAGCAGCACGCCGTAGGCGCGGCGGAAGTAAAAGACCAGCGAGAGCACGATGAAGAGTCCGGTGACGGCGAAGATAAGGGCCAGTTCGCCTTCGTAGTACCAGCACCAGGCCTTGAGCACCGGTTCGCCCACCGCGCGCAGGACGGTGTTGCCGTCTTCGACCTTGAGCTTGATGCGCTCCAGCGCGCGATGCATCTGGGCGTAATCGACTCGCCCCTCGCTGAACGGCGCGGTTACCAGCGCGCTCTTGCCGTCGGGCGAGAGCAGCACGCCGTAGGCAAGGCTGTGCAAGACGTCGTTCTTCAGCCTGGCCAGCGCAGCAGGAGAAGTCGGGATCCGCTCGGGCATCAGCGGGCGCGAAATGATCAGTCCGCCGCTGGTGGCAGTTACCTTGCGCAGGTTGCTGCCGACGATGGAGTTGATCGCGTTGTGGTCGACGCCGTCGAGCAGGTCAACCTGCGAGGCGATGTAGCGCAGCTTGTTGAGCGTCGGCGCGGTGAAGACGTCGCCGCGCCGGACCTGCAACTCGAGCGTCATTAGGTTGGCGCTGCCGAAGATCTGTCTGAAGTGGTCGTAGGATCTGACGTACGGGTGGGCTTGGGGCAGCAGGTCGCTGAACTTGCTGTACATCCGTACCGAAAGCGCCTGCCAGCCGAAGAAAATAGTAACCGCGACGAGCCAGGCGAGCGTCAACCAGCGATGCTTCAGGGTGTGGCTGACAATCCACTGAACCAGGCGTTCGGCCATCGAAACTCCATCGCGGGATTCATCCTGCAGGCCCGCGATTGTTAGAAGATCGCGAAATTCGTGTCAACGCGTGCGCCGCGCATTGCCCAATCGCCGGGCGGGCTGCGAGGTGCCTGGCTGCCGAGCGTGGAAGGATGGCGAGGCGCCGAACAGGTCTTCTCGGAGTTGTGCTTTTTTGAAATACTGCATGCAATCCGGTCGAAATTCTGCAAGGCGGAGGGAGCACGATGAAGAAGCTCGCCCTAATCGCTCTGCTCGTGTTCGGGGCTGCGATAAGCCTCCAGTTTGCGGTGCCGAGCACTGCGATGGCCGCGCGCAAGAAGGTGAACTGCGCGAAGGTGATGGAAGAGCTGGGTGGCGGCAAGAAGGTCGCCGACGTTGCCAAGGACCTCAAGATATCGCGCTCCAGTGTCTATCGCTGCCGCAGGGCGGCCAACAAGAGCGCCGGCAAGATCGCCAAGGCACAGGCCAGCCCCGCCGCGACGCCTGAGGCTTCGAAGAAGTAGCGCGCTCGGGCGCTCGCCGAGCCAAGACGCGCCGCGCTCTGTGGCGACGGCGGAGCTGTCGCTCGCCGGCCACTCCGCGGCGGAGATTCGCCGCCGACGTGCCCGCGCTCTTGTTGCGCGCTGCGCCGCGGGCTAAGTCCTAGGCCATGGCCAAGTGCGAACTGTGCGAGCTGCGCGAGTACACCCAGCACTACGCGCGCTTCATCTATCCGGTGAAATTCACCGTGCTGGACTGCGATTCCTGCGACACCCCGATGGCGGTGCTCGGCGAGCATCGCGTCGCCGCAACCGAAGCCGAGCGGGCGCTGATGATCGACGTGCTTTCGGCGATCGGGCGGGCCAAGTACGGCGCGGACAAATTCGTCATCGATGACGTGATGCGGCAGATTCCCGACCATTGCCATATCCACGTCCGGCCGCGTTTCTGGCGCGGCTGATCGTCCTGCAAATCCGCTATCGATGCCCGCAAACAGCGGGAGCGATCGTACGAATTCGCTTGGTTGAGTTCTGGCGTTGTGCTATATGCGCGCCGGTACACGGCAGAGGCCCGAGGCGGGCCGGCCATTAGGATCCACTCCGCATTCATCCAGGGAGGTCCTCGGGGAGATGGCTACTGGGGTAGTTAAGTGGTTTAGCTCGAAGAAGGGCTATGGTTTCATCACGATGGAGGACGGGCAGGAAGTCTTCGTCCACTACACTTCGATCGACGGCAACGGCTTCCGCTCGCTGGAGCAGGGTGAGGAGGTTCAATTCGAAGTCGCCCAGGGCCCCAAGGGTCTCCAGGCCTCAAAGGTCGCGCGCCGCTAGCGGCATCCTTCCCTTACTATCTGGGGCGGGCCCGGTTCGGGCCCGTATCCCGAAAAAGCAACTCTCCCGCGAGCCATAGGCTGCACGGCCCAAAGGCCGCAGCCCAACCGTTTGCTCCGCCGGCGTCCGCCAGTACGATAGCGGGACGCTATGGAGCTTGCGGCTGAGGGCACTTCGCCGACTGCCGCCGCGCCCGATGGCGCGGCGGAGAGCCGGCGCATCACCGGCTGGCTGGCACGCTGTTCGGAGCGACAGGTGGTGTGTGCGGTCACCGCGCTGGCGGCGCTTATCCGGCTTTACCTGGTCGCGACCAGCTATTGCATCGCGGCTGACGGCGTCGCCTACCTGGCGATGGCCCGCGAGTTCGCCGCGGGCCGCGCGCGAGACGCGCTCGCATGGGTCTTCTCGCCGCTTTATCCGTGGCTTGTCGCGCAGGTCCACTGGGCGATTTCGAACTGGGAGCTGGCGGGCGAGCTGCTATCGGTCGCGCTCGGCAGCGCCGGCGTGGCGCTGCTCTACTATCTGATGCGCGAGGCTTTCGGGCGGCGCGCCGTCGCCGCGGTCGCGGCGACGCTCGCCGCGATCCATCCGATGCTGGCCGCGTTTTCCGCCTCGGCGCGCACCGAGGCGGGCTACGTCGCGCTGGTCACCGCGGCGCTGGCGCTCACGATGCGCGCCGGGCGGCGCCAAAGCCTCGAGCTGGCCGCCGCCGCCGGCGCGTTATGCGGCCTTGCGTACCTCTACCGCACCGAGGGCGTCGGAGTGCCGGCCGCGGCGGCCGTGATGCTCGTCGCGGGCGCGCTGGTGTGGCGGCAATGGGCGCTCCGATGGGGAATCGGCGCGGCTGCGATTCTCGTCGCGGTGTTCGTCCTCGTCGCCTCGCCCTACCTGCTCTGGCTGCGCCAGTATACCGGCCACTGGACGGTCGGACGCGAAGTGGGCGTGGTCACGATGGAGGCGACAGGCTCGACGAAGGGCGAGCTCGAGCGCTGGCGCCATCTGGGCTACCGGCGCGAGAACTCCTGGCTGAGTGCGGTGCGGATGGATCCCGGCGCCTACCTGCGCAAGGTCGGACGCGACTTTGTGGGCTCGTGCTATGCCTTCGTCCAGGCGACCGATCCGCTGCTGTTCGCCGCGCTGTTGGTCGGTCTGTGGGCCGGCGGGCGGGCGCTCCTCGTGCGATGGGAGGAGGCGACGCTGGCGTTGATCGTCGCGATGTACTTCATCGGCTTTGTCCTCACCGATACAGGGCCGCGGCTGATGTCGCACGTCGTGCCGTTTGTCTTCGGATGGATCGCGATTGGCCTGGAAGTGGCAGCGGGACGGCTCGACGCGCACCTGCGCCGCGCGCGCCGGCCGATACTGCGGCGCGTGGGCGGGGATGTCATAGTCGCAACGGTGGTGGCGCTCGTGCTGCTGCCGCGTACACTCTTTCCGCTCGGCTACGATCAGCGCGGACTGCGCTATGCGGGGCAGGAGCTCGCACGCCGCGGCGCAGGCGCGGTCACCGTTGCGGGCACCGACGTGCGCGTGGCGTTCTATGCCGAGGCGCGATTCATCCGCCTGCCAGCCTATCCCGCCGGGCCCGGCGGACTGTGCGGGTGGCTTGCGGAGCATCGTGCCGCCAACTATCTCATGATCGATGACCGCACCGAGCGGCGTTGGGGCGGTGGCGGGGGGAGCCCATGCCTGAGCTTGATCAAGCGTTATCCACGCGTCGGATCCACCTGGTACGACCTGTATGCGCTGCGCGAGCCGTCGTCCTCCTGATTAGGCCGCGCGGCCGCCGGCAGGCCGCTGAGCCGCTATGAAGCAGGCCGCTTCGCAAACTCCGGCCGAGAGCGGAGCGCAGGCGAGCCTCGGCGCCGACGCGCCGCCCGAGCTTTCGATCGTCGTGCCGATGTTCAACGAGGCGGCGGTTATCGACCGCTTCTTCGAGCGCCTGGGCCGCGTGCTCGAGCGCCTGGGCCTGAGCTACGAAGTCGTGGTAGTCAACGACGGCAGCAGCGACGACACGCTGGCCCACCTGCTCGAGCATCGCGCGCGCAACCCGGCGATCAAGATAATCAGTCTCTCCCGCACCTTCGGCAAGGACGTCGCGCTCAGCGCGGGTTTCGACCATGCGCGCGGCCGCGCCGTGGTGCCGATTGACGCCGATTTGCAGGATCCGCCGGAGCTGATCGAGCAGATGGTGGCGCGCTGGCGCGAGGGCTACGACGTAGTGTACGCGACGCGGATGCGGCGGCCGGGCGACAGCTGGCTCAAGCGCACCACCGCGCATTTCTTTTATCGCGTCTTCGAGGCGATCGCCGACGTCCCCATCCCGCGCGACACCGGCGACTTCCGCCTGCTCGACCGGCGGGTGGTGGACGTGATGATCCGGCTGCCCGAGCGCACGCGCTTTATGAAGGGGCTGTTCGCGTGGGTCGGCTTCAAGCAGACGGCGATCTACTACGAGCGCGAGCCGCGCCCGGCCGGCGGCACCAAGTGGAATTACTGGCGGCTATGGAACTTCGCGATGGACGGGATCACCTCGTTCAGCTCGGTGCCGCTAAAGATCTGGAGCTACTTCGGCTTCGTAGTCTCGCTCTTCGCCTTCCTCTACGCGGTCGTGCTCGCGGTAAGGAAGCTGCTCAACGACGTTGATGTGCCGGGCTATACCTCGCTGATGGTGGTGGTGCTGTTCCTCGGCGGCATTCAGCTCATCACGCTCGGTATCCTCGGCGAGTACATGGGGCGGGTATACAACGAGGTCAAGGGCCGCCCGCTCTATGTCGTGCGCGAGCTCTACGGCTTCGACCGCGACTAGCGCGGGCGCCGCGCCGCGCGCGTTGAATCATACGGCCGCTGGAAGCTAGCCGGCAGTGCTGCCGCTGGAGGGTGCGTTCTGTTCGGCGGGGGACGGAGGCACCGTCGTGGGCGAGGACGCTGCGCGCTCGACCATGTCCTTGACCGTGAGCGCGCCCAGCGCCTCGCGCTCGGCCGCATGCACCCGCTCGACTATCGCGGCCACCCGCCCGTCGACGGCGATTGCCTGCGCGTGCTCGTCGGCGCGCATGCAGTCGATTACTTCGCCCAGTCCGATCGTTCCCGAGTCGCGGGCGAGGAACAGGCCGCCGCCCGCGCCGTCGCCACTGGTTTCGATTACCAGCCCGCCGCGCTGGAGCCGGCGCACTACCTCGGTCATCGTCGGCTCGTCGATTGCGAACTCGGCCGCAAGGCTCGCTCGCGTAACCGCGCCCGGCCGTCCCGCCATCCGCTCCCCCAGCCGTAGAACCGCCATCAGCGCGGCCGCTCGCTCGCTCTGCATCCAGGGCTCCATGGCGAGCGGCTGGTTGCGCCGCTCGAAGGCCGCGGTCATCTCGCCGCCGAGCAGGACGACCACCCACGTCATATATATCCAGGTCAGCAGCACGGGCACCGCCGCGAGTGCGCCGTAAATGGCGGCGTAGCGGCTGATGCCGAGCTGAAAGTAGATGAAGCCCCACTGCGCGATCTGGAGAAGAATCGAAGCCGCGAGCGAGCCGAGCGCCGCCGCTTCCAGCCGCACGCGGCGATTGGGGAAGAACACGTAAAGGAAGAGAAAGCCGGCCCAGATCGCAATCGTCGAGCTGATCCATCCCGCGCCAGGAACCTCGGGCAGACGGTTGACGAGGAACTGGCGCACGCCGAGCGCTCCGGCGAGCAGCACCGGGACCGCAAAGGTCACGCTGAGGTAGTCGGCGAAGCGCCGGCCGAGGCTGCGGCCGCTAACGACGCGGAAGATCTGGTTGAAGGCCTGCTCGATCGTGCCCAGCGTCAAGACCACGGTGACCAGCAGGGTGGCGGCGCCGACCGCGCCGAGCGTGCGCGCGTTAGCGCGCGCGACGAACGACAGCAGGCGATCGGTAATCTCGGGCGAGTGGGCGCCGACGAAGCGCTCAATCAGCGGACGGATAACCTCGGCCCCGCCCAGCCCCTTGAGCGCCGAGAGCGCGACCGCGAGGATCGGCACGATGGACAGTCCGGTAGTGTAGGTCAGCGCGGAGGCCCAGAGCAGGTCGTTGTTGCGCTGGAAGCCCTCGATGACGCGCTCGATCACGCCGGCGGTGCGCGAGCGTAGCGCGCGGGCCAGGCGTGAGTCGCGTGCCTGGGCGCGGGCGTAGAGTTCGCCAAGCAGGTCGTGCGGCGAGTCGCTCATCGGAGCCCCCCGGCCGGCGGCATGCGGCGTGTCTGGCCCTCGCGCACGTCGCGCCGGCATTGCCTTGCGGCGGCCGGGCAGTAAAAAGCCACCCCGGGGTCGCCGCAAGCGACAGCGCTAATTCGGGATATATCGGATGAGGCGGGGTGGGGGAAATCCACACTGCAAAGCTGCGGGGCGGGCGGCGCGCGCGCCGCCCGCCCCGCCACCCACTCCACCTCTGCCACCCATCTGGGCCGCGCGGGGCGCCTGCGCGGCCGTAGCTCAAAGGGCGGGGTATCTTCTAGTCTGCGAGGGTCTGGTTGTCCACCAGCAATTTCGCCGGCGTCGCCAGCGGACGCGCCGCTGCCGCGGACGGGCGTGCCGCGGCGGCTGCGGCGCGCCGCGCCGCTGCCGTGGGTTTGCCAAGCGGCGTCAGATTTAACTCGTGTGCGGATTGCTCGACCGCCAGCCAGGCAAGCCGCGCCGACTCGATCGCATCGGCGGCCACGAACAGCGCGCCCGCAATCGTCATCGCGGTGAGCGCCGCGGCGACCAGCGGCTGGCCGAGCGCGATGCCGAGCGCTGCTGCCACGGCCGCGGTCAGGAGGCCGGCGCGGCTCAGCCAGCTCAGCCGCACGCGCACGGCGACGTGATTACGCAGACGCGCGCCTTCATGTTCCTCGTCAGCGGTCTTGAAGCGCAGCCGGGTCCATGGGCCGGGCCGCGCTTCGAGGTCAAAATCGTTCCATCCGCTATCGGTAATGACTGCGGCGCCGGCGCGTGAGAGATGGCGCGCCAGGCGTTCGAGCAGCGCCTCGCGCGTGGTCCACGCCTCGTTCCAGTACGACAGACCCAGCGCGCGGGCGCGCAGCCGGAGCGAGGGGCGCTGGCGCGGCTGCGCTTCGCCGCCGGCGGCGCCGCCCGCGCCCAACCGCGTTTTCCATCGCGCCCACGTCCGCGCCATCGGGCCGCTCCAGGCGAGCGCCGCGACCAGCAGCCGCGCGCGCCACGTGTCATGGCACTGCTCCAGCGGCGCGCGCGCCGCGTAGTAGAGCGCCCATAACGGCCCCATGCCGAGCATCGCCAGCGCCGGCAACGCCGACAGTCCACCAAGCCACATCAGGGCCGCCGCCGCGCTCCAGAGCAGATGCCACTCCAGCGTCTGCGGCAGGAAATTGGCGATTCCGGGTGGCCGCTCCTTGATCGTCTGCCATCCTGCCGCCGCATGCGTCCATCCGATCCGTGGGCGTCCGGCGCCGGGCACGGTCGCCGCGAGGCCGGGGATGATGCCGCGCCATTTGATCTGGCCCAGCGCGTTGAAGCGCTCCGGATACTTGAGGTAAAGCATCGCCTCGGCCCGCCCGTATCCACGCTGTTGACCGTAATAGGCCCTTATCGTGTTGCGCCGGAAATGCCAGACGAAAGCGGAGGGGCAATAGCCCAGCCGGTAGCCCGCGTCGAGCAGGCGCCAGCACATGTCGACATCGTCGCCTGCGGCGGTGAACCGAGGATCGAAGCCGCCGAGCGCGACCAGGGCCGGCTTGCTGAACGCCATATTGCATCCGGCCAGATGCTCGGCGCGGTCGTCAGCGGTCAGCACATGGCAGGGCGCGCCGGGCGACGCCGCAACGCAGGCCTCGATGCGCCCCTCCTCGTGCGGAGCGTAATTGGGACCCCCGCAGCCGTCCAGACTATCCTCGACTATCGCCCGCACCATCAGGGTCAGCCAGTCGGGATCGACCACGCAATCGGAGTCGGTGTAGGCCACTATTTCGCCGTGCGCCGCATGCAATCCGACGTTGCGGGCCACGCTCAGCCCCTTGTTGGGCTGGCGGATAAGCCTGAACTGCGGGAACTCCATCGCGATCTCGGCGGTGCGATCGCGCGAGCCGTCGTCCACGATGACGACTTCGTAATTGGGGTACCGAAGCCGGGTGAGCGACTCCAGGCAGGCGCGCATCGTGCGCTCGGCGTTATAGGCGCAGATCACCACCGACACCATCGGGCGGCGCGCCGGCGCAGGCGGAACACTCCCGTTCAGCACCAGGAAAGGCGTTGCTTCGTCGGCGCGCAGCATCTTCAGGCCGAGCAGGCCCGAGGAGGCGGTGCCACGCTGGACCAGCGGCGCGATCACGCCGGCCGCGCCGACACCGAAGGCGGTCGCGACCAGTTCATCCTGATCCGCCGCCGCCATGGGAAACTCGATCACCACCGGACGCGCCATCGCCAGGTTGTGCAGCGCGACCACGAAGCGCGCCAGTTCAGCCGGCGCAAGCCCTTCCACCGAGGCATAGAGGAAGTCCTCGACCGGCATCGCTAGCGCGAGCGTCTGCGGGCGATGTCTTAGCGCAACCAGTGCGCGTGCGTCGCGCAGGCGAATCGCGCGTACGAGCCGCCGCAACCCGCGCTGCAGACGCGTCAAACCGAACTCCTTGAGCTGTGCGGAAGCGAGCGGGCAGTCAATCAGGTAGCCGATGAGCGCCGGATGGTTGCGCCAGGCGTTCGCAGCGTGGGAGACGCGGGAGAGTGCGCCGCGAATTGCATCGGCTCCCGTGAGCTCCGAGGGGTCGATCACCAACTCGATCAGCGCGCTCAGATCAGCCTGCGCGGCAAGGTCGAGCACTGGCTCACTCTGGGCTTCGCTGAGGACGAGCGCGGTGGTGTGGGCGTTGCGCAGAGCTTCGAGGCGGGCGCGCAGGTCGAGCTTTTGGCTCAGGTCA comes from the Candidatus Binataceae bacterium genome and includes:
- a CDS encoding YhjD/YihY/BrkB family envelope integrity protein, with translation MSDSPHDLLGELYARAQARDSRLARALRSRTAGVIERVIEGFQRNNDLLWASALTYTTGLSIVPILAVALSALKGLGGAEVIRPLIERFVGAHSPEITDRLLSFVARANARTLGAVGAATLLVTVVLTLGTIEQAFNQIFRVVSGRSLGRRFADYLSVTFAVPVLLAGALGVRQFLVNRLPEVPGAGWISSTIAIWAGFLFLYVFFPNRRVRLEAAALGSLAASILLQIAQWGFIYFQLGISRYAAIYGALAAVPVLLTWIYMTWVVVLLGGEMTAAFERRNQPLAMEPWMQSERAAALMAVLRLGERMAGRPGAVTRASLAAEFAIDEPTMTEVVRRLQRGGLVIETSGDGAGGGLFLARDSGTIGLGEVIDCMRADEHAQAIAVDGRVAAIVERVHAAEREALGALTVKDMVERAASSPTTVPPSPAEQNAPSSGSTAG
- a CDS encoding glycosyltransferase, whose product is MRLPEVGATLDLSQKLDLRARLEALRNAHTTALVLSEAQSEPVLDLAAQADLSALIELVIDPSELTGADAIRGALSRVSHAANAWRNHPALIGYLIDCPLASAQLKEFGLTRLQRGLRRLVRAIRLRDARALVALRHRPQTLALAMPVEDFLYASVEGLAPAELARFVVALHNLAMARPVVIEFPMAAADQDELVATAFGVGAAGVIAPLVQRGTASSGLLGLKMLRADEATPFLVLNGSVPPAPARRPMVSVVICAYNAERTMRACLESLTRLRYPNYEVVIVDDGSRDRTAEIAMEFPQFRLIRQPNKGLSVARNVGLHAAHGEIVAYTDSDCVVDPDWLTLMVRAIVEDSLDGCGGPNYAPHEEGRIEACVAASPGAPCHVLTADDRAEHLAGCNMAFSKPALVALGGFDPRFTAAGDDVDMCWRLLDAGYRLGYCPSAFVWHFRRNTIRAYYGQQRGYGRAEAMLYLKYPERFNALGQIKWRGIIPGLAATVPGAGRPRIGWTHAAAGWQTIKERPPGIANFLPQTLEWHLLWSAAAALMWLGGLSALPALAMLGMGPLWALYYAARAPLEQCHDTWRARLLVAALAWSGPMARTWARWKTRLGAGGAAGGEAQPRQRPSLRLRARALGLSYWNEAWTTREALLERLARHLSRAGAAVITDSGWNDFDLEARPGPWTRLRFKTADEEHEGARLRNHVAVRVRLSWLSRAGLLTAAVAAALGIALGQPLVAAALTAMTIAGALFVAADAIESARLAWLAVEQSAHELNLTPLGKPTAAARRAAAAAARPSAAAARPLATPAKLLVDNQTLAD
- a CDS encoding glycosyltransferase family 2 protein yields the protein MKQAASQTPAESGAQASLGADAPPELSIVVPMFNEAAVIDRFFERLGRVLERLGLSYEVVVVNDGSSDDTLAHLLEHRARNPAIKIISLSRTFGKDVALSAGFDHARGRAVVPIDADLQDPPELIEQMVARWREGYDVVYATRMRRPGDSWLKRTTAHFFYRVFEAIADVPIPRDTGDFRLLDRRVVDVMIRLPERTRFMKGLFAWVGFKQTAIYYEREPRPAGGTKWNYWRLWNFAMDGITSFSSVPLKIWSYFGFVVSLFAFLYAVVLAVRKLLNDVDVPGYTSLMVVVLFLGGIQLITLGILGEYMGRVYNEVKGRPLYVVRELYGFDRD